In Acinetobacter sp. TGL-Y2, a genomic segment contains:
- the dapE gene encoding succinyl-diaminopimelate desuccinylase, which translates to MTQSATLDLSLQLLRQPSVTPVDHHCQTIMSERLSNIGFHIENMRFEDVDNLWARRGTEAPVFCFAGHTDVVPTGSLEAWNSDPFAPEIRDGKLYGRGSADMKTALAAMVIASERFVAKHPNHKGSIAFLITSDEEGPSINGTVKVVETLEARQEKITWCLVGEPSSTHTLGDIVKNGRRGSLNANLTVKGKQGHVAYPHLAVNPIHTASAALAELCETVWDQGNEYFPATTFQVSNINAGTGATNVVPGTLNMLFNFRYSTEVTADELKARTLKILDRHQVEYDIQWTLSGLPFLTPVGELVNAAKNAIRMVTGTETKLSTSGGTSDGRFIAPTGAQVLELGVLNATIHQVNEHVNIDELEPLAEIYEQILVELLT; encoded by the coding sequence ATGACGCAATCAGCCACCTTAGATTTAAGCTTACAACTGTTACGCCAACCTTCTGTCACCCCAGTCGATCATCACTGCCAAACGATTATGTCGGAGCGTTTGTCAAACATTGGGTTCCATATAGAAAATATGCGTTTTGAAGATGTTGATAATTTATGGGCGCGTCGTGGTACTGAAGCACCTGTATTCTGTTTTGCAGGTCATACCGATGTCGTGCCTACAGGCAGTTTAGAGGCTTGGAACTCAGACCCATTTGCGCCTGAAATTCGTGATGGTAAGCTCTACGGTCGTGGTAGCGCAGACATGAAAACTGCCTTAGCAGCCATGGTGATTGCATCTGAGCGTTTCGTTGCAAAGCACCCGAATCATAAAGGTTCTATTGCTTTTTTGATTACCTCGGATGAAGAAGGTCCTTCCATCAACGGGACGGTGAAAGTAGTTGAAACACTCGAAGCACGTCAAGAAAAAATAACTTGGTGTTTGGTCGGCGAACCGTCAAGTACACATACCTTAGGTGATATCGTGAAAAATGGTCGTCGTGGCTCGTTAAATGCCAATTTGACCGTGAAAGGAAAACAAGGTCATGTTGCCTACCCTCACCTTGCGGTCAACCCCATTCATACTGCTTCAGCGGCATTGGCAGAGCTGTGTGAGACGGTTTGGGATCAAGGCAATGAATATTTTCCTGCAACCACATTCCAAGTCTCCAATATCAATGCAGGTACAGGGGCAACCAATGTGGTGCCGGGCACACTGAATATGTTATTTAACTTCCGCTATTCAACTGAAGTGACCGCAGACGAGCTAAAAGCGCGCACTTTAAAGATTTTAGATCGTCATCAAGTTGAGTATGACATTCAGTGGACACTTTCAGGCCTACCGTTCTTGACACCCGTGGGTGAATTGGTGAATGCTGCTAAAAATGCGATTCGCATGGTCACTGGTACCGAAACTAAACTGTCTACCTCAGGTGGTACATCTGACGGTCGTTTCATTGCGCCGACAGGTGCACAAGTGCTTGAACTGGGCGTATTAAACGCCACCATTCATCAGGTCAATGAACATGTGAATATCGATGAGCTTGAGCCATTGGCTGAAATTTATGAACAGATTTTGGTGGAACTACTCACGTAA
- a CDS encoding Hpt domain-containing protein has product MKEILKYLVEKTVLPEDSYLDQDAEILEIFVEELEEIFENLQPLLNQWMDEPTHDGILVTVRRNFHTLKGSGRMVGAKSSAELAWIVEDTLNRVIAKNVALTPAVQKYVRAVFNLYQFKLFQDFQNNKAHTLDFRPLVILGQQLQQNLSLEPALDSLLDLADTLTHTEAWTGLEQTAESPALVASTMSANTAPLDQDILIPEFKKKVAAKSESNLTPVATEAEALLSVTLSIFVEEAEEHLVVIDHFVQHEQHTPEQHNRLVRALHTLRGSSSMAHVNDICEVSTRVETLFKQLLIQDIETSINENSLLVSYAEYVRDYLYILKLGTQDQAKFDFFLQRFNHAFERCDLHVSTLGSDENIQNIVSQLVNLSIDHLLDTEFEFDQRAQSEYPDYFEKLSQEAEILVENTNTLAAQGIHEYSLFLKTSYDAILNNRDLLNTDYVFELFGRVHQEFTHLFDHLASGQRVVVGGSAQRAMEDLKAYLLQDIDQVVGYSDPKDRIDTPDTFEFNIPSVLGDLHSNLQSNNEAEQTSQVSTEHVGLSLAYVSNQIAADRKLIDSDTSIREFDLEVLDIFIEEAEELLVEIDRDLNTWSEDIRDTRALNNLMRHLHTLKGGANMVQAEHIGLIAHELESIYERVINAQMSVSHELVKYIRLMQDDVSDRVQLIRDERVDYPATHIVAVLHQISDPSTQLQDIEVTEDQTVTDHTDIEVSENLHAGVEDRPSLQPQARFDSSGNLYDLLAPTSFGLTSQSESEQGLAFKSELEPESELASETAPESAEAIARETFVEEAEELIAEAENILPKWFEQRSSRSLLLQLQRIAHSLKGGAKMVGWEQVAEIAYELETAFEEFAVNNFNSNAYDALLESAFTWLKTAVLEQNYQHFNTLKSSLSNIHYLDVSTQLTEKLTRSDLLSEQYVIESIEGDGTEPPSMLGEWDQSTQVEQSDEMIRISADLIEKMIDLSGENAINRSRIEMDLSQLGHTLTDMELAIQRLADQLRRMEGELESQILAKHDDLGSRYEDFDPLEMDQYSSLNQLSKSLAESASDLVDFKSTLAEKIKDTEGVLLQQSRIQAEIQEGLMRARLVPFSRLLPRLQRLVRQVSTTLNKPTELFVNNTEGELDRTILEKLVSPLEHMLRNALDHGIESTAERLKNHKPVSGKIELDIRRQGSDILVSFTDDGQGIDAEKIKAKAIAIGLMQDNQAITNEEILQFIFHPGFSTAEKVTQISGRGVGLDVVQSGIKSLGGQVSVASQLGKGSTFTIRVPTTVAVSDALMVKVGDQQFAVPLSQIDRIVRIAPSALEQYFSSNADYFDIDHQRYKLRYLGEFVADQPVPKLSGVGHSLPVLLIKGNMGQTTALLIDQLIGSRSQIVMKPIGGQFASVGVVAGATILGDGQVCLILDGQNIARQIQATQRDDQKIERRDPLRKRDHRHLVMIVDDSVTVRKVTSRLLERQGFDVITAKDGIDAIEQLENVKPDLMLLDIEMPRMDGFEVTSLVRHHEIHRDLPIIMITSRTGEKHRERAFSLGVTNYMGKPFQESMLLENIEAALETK; this is encoded by the coding sequence CTGCTGAATTGGCATGGATCGTAGAAGACACTTTAAATCGTGTAATTGCCAAAAATGTCGCGCTAACACCGGCAGTGCAAAAGTATGTTCGTGCGGTGTTTAATCTATACCAATTTAAATTATTTCAAGATTTTCAAAATAATAAGGCGCATACGCTAGATTTCAGACCTTTGGTCATATTGGGTCAGCAGTTACAACAGAATTTAAGCTTGGAACCCGCTTTAGACAGCTTACTCGATCTGGCTGACACCTTAACGCATACAGAGGCATGGACTGGGCTTGAACAAACTGCTGAGAGTCCAGCGCTTGTAGCATCTACAATGTCAGCGAACACTGCACCGCTTGATCAGGATATACTTATTCCTGAATTTAAGAAGAAAGTTGCTGCTAAGTCAGAGTCGAACTTGACACCTGTTGCGACTGAAGCTGAAGCCTTGTTGTCTGTCACGCTGTCTATTTTTGTGGAAGAAGCAGAAGAGCATTTGGTAGTGATTGATCATTTTGTTCAACATGAACAGCATACGCCAGAACAACATAATCGTCTGGTGCGAGCGCTGCACACCTTGCGTGGTAGTTCATCTATGGCGCATGTGAATGATATTTGTGAAGTCAGCACGAGAGTTGAGACGTTGTTTAAACAACTCTTAATACAAGACATTGAAACCAGTATCAATGAAAATTCGCTTTTGGTCAGTTATGCAGAATATGTACGTGATTACTTATATATTTTAAAATTAGGTACTCAAGATCAAGCTAAATTTGACTTCTTCCTGCAACGCTTTAACCATGCATTTGAACGTTGTGATCTGCATGTCAGCACCTTGGGGAGTGACGAAAATATTCAGAATATCGTCAGTCAACTGGTCAATTTGAGTATTGATCACTTATTGGATACCGAATTTGAATTTGATCAACGCGCACAGTCTGAGTACCCGGATTATTTTGAGAAATTAAGCCAAGAAGCTGAAATTTTGGTTGAAAATACCAATACTTTGGCTGCGCAAGGAATTCATGAATACAGCTTATTCTTGAAAACCAGCTACGATGCGATATTAAATAATAGAGACCTCCTCAATACTGATTATGTATTTGAGTTATTCGGTCGTGTGCACCAAGAATTTACTCATTTATTCGATCATTTGGCATCAGGCCAACGTGTAGTGGTGGGAGGTTCTGCACAGCGCGCGATGGAAGATTTAAAAGCGTATCTCTTACAAGATATTGATCAAGTGGTCGGGTACTCTGATCCGAAAGACAGGATTGATACTCCAGATACATTTGAGTTCAATATTCCTTCGGTTTTAGGAGACCTTCATTCAAATCTTCAATCAAATAATGAAGCTGAACAAACATCGCAAGTTTCAACTGAACATGTAGGTCTGAGTCTGGCATATGTGTCGAACCAAATTGCAGCGGATCGGAAACTGATTGACTCTGACACTTCAATTCGCGAGTTCGATCTGGAGGTACTCGACATCTTCATCGAAGAAGCGGAAGAGTTATTGGTTGAGATCGACCGTGATTTAAATACTTGGTCGGAAGACATACGAGATACACGTGCACTGAATAATCTGATGCGTCATTTGCATACCTTAAAGGGTGGGGCAAATATGGTGCAGGCGGAGCATATTGGTCTCATCGCACATGAACTTGAAAGCATTTATGAGCGTGTGATTAATGCGCAAATGTCAGTAAGTCATGAATTGGTCAAATACATTCGTCTAATGCAAGATGACGTTTCTGACCGTGTACAACTGATCCGTGACGAGCGTGTAGATTATCCTGCAACGCACATTGTGGCGGTGTTACATCAAATCAGTGATCCGAGTACTCAGTTACAGGATATTGAGGTCACTGAAGATCAGACAGTCACTGATCACACTGATATTGAAGTATCTGAAAATCTACACGCTGGCGTTGAAGACCGACCATCTCTTCAGCCTCAAGCGCGTTTCGATTCTTCAGGTAATCTGTATGATCTCTTGGCGCCAACCAGTTTCGGTTTAACATCTCAATCTGAGTCTGAGCAAGGATTAGCGTTTAAATCTGAATTAGAGCCAGAATCAGAATTAGCATCAGAAACAGCGCCAGAATCTGCTGAAGCCATCGCACGAGAAACTTTTGTTGAAGAAGCAGAAGAACTGATTGCTGAAGCAGAAAACATCCTGCCAAAATGGTTTGAACAGCGCAGTAGTCGCAGTTTACTGTTGCAATTACAACGTATTGCCCACAGCTTAAAAGGCGGGGCAAAAATGGTGGGCTGGGAACAGGTTGCAGAAATCGCCTACGAATTAGAAACTGCATTCGAAGAATTTGCGGTCAATAACTTCAACTCCAATGCCTATGATGCGTTATTGGAATCGGCATTTACATGGTTGAAAACCGCAGTTCTTGAACAGAATTATCAGCATTTCAATACGCTTAAATCAAGCCTGAGCAATATCCATTATTTGGATGTTTCAACACAGTTAACCGAAAAGCTTACACGTTCAGATCTATTGAGCGAACAGTATGTGATTGAGTCGATTGAAGGTGATGGAACAGAACCACCATCAATGCTCGGTGAATGGGATCAGTCGACTCAAGTTGAACAAAGCGATGAGATGATTCGTATTTCTGCTGATTTGATCGAGAAAATGATCGATCTTTCCGGTGAAAATGCGATTAACCGTTCGCGCATTGAAATGGATTTGAGCCAGTTGGGGCATACTTTGACCGATATGGAACTTGCCATTCAGCGTCTGGCTGATCAGCTGCGCCGAATGGAGGGCGAGTTAGAGTCACAAATTCTTGCCAAACATGATGATTTGGGTTCACGTTATGAAGACTTTGACCCTCTCGAGATGGATCAATATTCATCCCTCAACCAATTGTCAAAATCACTTGCAGAATCTGCATCAGATTTGGTCGACTTTAAATCGACTTTGGCTGAAAAAATTAAAGATACGGAAGGCGTGTTATTACAACAGTCTCGTATTCAAGCTGAAATTCAAGAAGGCTTAATGCGTGCCAGATTGGTTCCTTTCTCACGTCTGCTGCCGCGTTTACAGCGTTTAGTGCGTCAAGTCTCCACCACACTCAATAAGCCAACTGAGCTGTTTGTCAACAATACCGAAGGCGAGCTGGATCGCACCATTCTTGAAAAATTGGTGTCCCCTTTAGAACATATGCTGCGTAATGCGCTGGATCACGGCATTGAATCTACAGCCGAGCGTTTGAAAAACCATAAGCCTGTCAGTGGCAAAATTGAACTGGACATTAGACGTCAAGGTTCAGATATTTTGGTGTCCTTTACCGATGACGGTCAAGGTATTGATGCTGAAAAAATCAAAGCCAAAGCGATTGCCATAGGCTTAATGCAAGACAATCAAGCCATCACCAATGAAGAAATTTTGCAGTTTATTTTCCACCCAGGCTTCTCTACGGCAGAAAAAGTGACCCAAATTTCAGGTCGTGGGGTGGGGCTGGATGTGGTGCAAAGTGGTATTAAGTCACTCGGTGGTCAGGTCTCTGTGGCTTCACAACTCGGCAAAGGTTCAACCTTCACCATACGTGTGCCAACCACAGTAGCTGTCAGCGATGCCTTAATGGTAAAAGTCGGCGATCAACAGTTTGCGGTGCCGTTATCGCAAATTGATCGTATTGTCCGGATTGCGCCGTCTGCGCTAGAACAATATTTCAGCAGTAATGCAGATTACTTTGACATAGATCATCAGCGCTATAAATTACGTTATTTGGGTGAATTTGTGGCAGATCAACCTGTGCCAAAACTCAGTGGTGTCGGGCACTCATTACCCGTGTTGCTGATTAAAGGCAACATGGGGCAAACCACAGCCTTGCTGATTGACCAATTGATTGGTTCACGTTCGCAAATTGTGATGAAACCGATTGGCGGTCAGTTTGCTTCAGTTGGCGTGGTCGCAGGCGCAACTATTTTGGGTGATGGTCAAGTGTGCCTGATTTTAGATGGTCAAAACATTGCCCGTCAGATTCAGGCCACTCAGCGTGATGATCAGAAAATTGAGCGTCGTGATCCTTTACGTAAACGTGATCATCGTCATTTGGTGATGATTGTGGATGACTCAGTAACCGTACGTAAAGTCACTTCACGTCTGCTTGAGCGTCAAGGTTTTGATGTGATTACCGCAAAAGATGGTATTGATGCGATTGAGCAGTTAGAAAATGTTAAACCGGACTTGATGTTACTCGATATTGAAATGCCACGCATGGACGGATTTGAAGTGACCAGTTTGGTTCGACATCATGAAATTCATCGTGATTTACCGATTATCATGATTACGTCGCGTACAGGTGAAAAGCATCGTGAACGTGCCTTTAGTTTAGGTGTGACCAACTATATGGGTAAACCTTTCCAAGAGTCGATGTTGCTGGAAAATATTGAAGCTGCCTTGGAAACCAAATAG